In Kordia antarctica, the following proteins share a genomic window:
- a CDS encoding helix-turn-helix domain-containing protein has product MEDKELAELILSIGQRIRELRKEQNMTQLDLGIKSGMEENAVQRLETARTSPTIKTLHRIAKGLNVELRELF; this is encoded by the coding sequence TTGGAGGATAAGGAACTAGCGGAACTAATTCTAAGTATTGGTCAGCGTATACGTGAACTAAGAAAAGAACAAAACATGACCCAACTTGATTTAGGAATTAAGTCGGGTATGGAAGAGAATGCCGTTCAGCGACTTGAAACTGCTCGTACAAGTCCAACGATTAAGACCTTACACAGGATTGCGAAAGGATTGAATGTAGAGTTAAGAGAGTTGTTTTAG
- a CDS encoding helix-turn-helix domain-containing protein, translating into MEVICLHDEAFYQLVEEVVGRIKEKQQLNQEKWVSQERAMEILNVKSRTTIQKLRDTGAISYSQPQKKIILYDYDSIMSYLETHRKSIF; encoded by the coding sequence ATGGAAGTAATCTGTTTACATGATGAAGCATTCTATCAACTCGTTGAAGAAGTAGTTGGACGAATAAAAGAGAAGCAACAACTCAACCAAGAAAAGTGGGTATCACAAGAACGTGCCATGGAAATTCTTAATGTTAAGAGTCGAACGACTATTCAAAAACTACGTGATACAGGAGCAATTTCATATTCGCAACCACAGAAGAAAATCATTTTGTATGATTACGATTCCATTATGTCCTATTTAGAAACTCATCGTAAATCAATCTTCTAA